One Phalacrocorax aristotelis chromosome 14, bGulAri2.1, whole genome shotgun sequence DNA window includes the following coding sequences:
- the LOC142064384 gene encoding L-threonine ammonia-lyase-like isoform X1, giving the protein MVSPRGPPRARPMDVTTPGPLLPPYGVVVGVLLHLVVYLVAVLYSYAEQLFLKKDDNKIKKQDVPALCDLRCCKDGPIRNGLIGQKPPSINPERLKDFGEEDYLNGDVKTWEMKIVSRNEELLGDALSCIPQSSSRTSLSSCNKLIRFEDISAAAFKIQCGVQKTPCMYSRLSKQYGMDIYLKKEFLQYTGSVKERGVLYLLTSLPQDQQRKGVIVASDSNFSMAVAYHASELRIPVFVIMSTSTSPARVKMCREYGAMVISYGTTAKDSQMHARRLAQENGYLYLEEEDSAAYLSGLGTVGLEVYEQVPKLDAVIFPAGGHSGLLAGSAAALKHLNPHISVIGVESESFPVLQQSLKAGHPTEDQACSNHHFYGDVSGLCFGSNSLQLTGKLVDKVVAMREEDILVSMLRLLEYERATVDAEGAIGFAALVAGNLPELKGKRVAVVICSGNLELHLLQQCIARALTLDNRVCRFSLVLSDCPGDVSKLLEILAREEARVLDIKQERMFVTSELFAVKVTCTVETRDKIHTAQLRNALLERYPTAAWTER; this is encoded by the exons ATGGTCAGCCCTCGGGGTCCACCCAGGGCCAGGCCAATGGACGTGACAACCCCTGGACCCCTCCTGCCTCCTTATGGTGTCGTAGTTGGAGTTTTGCTTCACCTCGTTGTTTATTTAGTCGCTGTGCTGTATAg ttaTGCCGAGCAGCTGTTCTTGAAAAA ggatgacaataaaataaagaaacaagatGTCCCGGCACTTTGTGATCTTCGCTGTTGTAAGGATGGGCCAATAAGAAATGGCCTTATTGGGCAGAAGCCACCCTCTATCAACCCTGAGAGACTGAAAGATTTTGGTGAGGAGGATTACCTGAACGGGGATGTGAAGACCTGGGAAATGAAGATAGTGAGCCGTAATGAGGAGTTACTTGGGGATGCCCTTTCCTGCATCCCTCAGTCAAGCAGTAGGACCAGCCTGTCAAGCTGTAACAAGCTGATTCGATTTGAAGATATTAGTGCAGCAGCTTTCAAAATCCAGTGCGGTGTTCAGAAAACACCCTGCATG TATTCTAGGCTATCCAAGCAGTATGGAATGGACATCTACCTAAAGAAAGAGTTCCTCCAGTACACGGGATCTGTGAAGGAACGAGGTGTACTTTACCTTCTGACATCGTTGCCTCAG GATCAGCAAAGAAAAGGGGTGATCGTGGCTTCGGACAGTAACTTTTCCATGGCTGTTGCCTACCACGCCTCAGAGCTCCGTATTCCAGTGTTTGTCATCATGTCAACCAGCACGTCCCCGGCCAGAGTGAAAATGTGCCGTGAGTATGGTGCCATGGTTATATCCTACGGCACTACAGCGAAGGATTCCCAGATGCACGCAAGAAGGTTGGCGCAGGAGAACGGTTACCTCTACCTCGAAGA GGAGGATAGTGCTGCCTACCTGTCGGGCCTGGGGACCGTGGGGCTGGAGGTGTACGAGCAGGTGCCAAAGCTGGACGCAGTGATTTTCCCCGCAGGGGGCCACTCTGGCTTGCTGGCGGGGTCGGCTGCTGCACTCAAACACCTCAACCCACATATTTCTGTAATT GGGGTTGAATCTGAAAGTTTCCCTGTATTGCAACAATCCTTAAAGGCTGGCCACCCCACTGAAGACCAGGCTTGCAGCAATCATCACTTCTATGGAG ATGTGAGCGGACTTTGCTTTGGCAGCAATTCTTTGCAGCTGACTGGGAAACTTGTGGATAAAGTTGTTGCTATGAG GGAGGAGGACATCCTCGTTTCGATGCTGAGATTGCTGGAGTATGAACGAGCCACGGTTGATGCAGAAGGGGCCATTGGATTTGCAGCGTTGGTTGCAGGGAATCTGCCCGAGCTGAAGGGTAAAAG AGTGGCGGTCGTCATATGCAGTGGAAACTTGGAATTACATTTGCTGCAACAGTGCATAGCTCGCGCCCTGACCCTCGATAACAGGGTGTGCAGATTTTCCCTTGTGCTTTCTGACTGTCCAGGAGACGTTTCAAAGCTACTGGAGATTTTGGCTCGGGAAGAAGCAAG AGTTTTGGATATCAAACAAGAACGCATGTTTGTGACATCCGAGCTCTTCGCTGTCAAG GTCACCTGCACTGTGGAGACCAGAGACAAGATCCACACAGCCCAGCTGAGGAACGCGCTCCTGGAACGCTACCCCACAGCCGCCTGGACCGAGCGGTGA
- the LOC142064384 gene encoding L-threonine ammonia-lyase-like isoform X2 produces MNFAAQFLYSRVLKNRTPRDHSREDEDYDPFWQSYAEQLFLKKDDNKIKKQDVPALCDLRCCKDGPIRNGLIGQKPPSINPERLKDFGEEDYLNGDVKTWEMKIVSRNEELLGDALSCIPQSSSRTSLSSCNKLIRFEDISAAAFKIQCGVQKTPCMYSRLSKQYGMDIYLKKEFLQYTGSVKERGVLYLLTSLPQDQQRKGVIVASDSNFSMAVAYHASELRIPVFVIMSTSTSPARVKMCREYGAMVISYGTTAKDSQMHARRLAQENGYLYLEEEDSAAYLSGLGTVGLEVYEQVPKLDAVIFPAGGHSGLLAGSAAALKHLNPHISVIGVESESFPVLQQSLKAGHPTEDQACSNHHFYGDVSGLCFGSNSLQLTGKLVDKVVAMREEDILVSMLRLLEYERATVDAEGAIGFAALVAGNLPELKGKRVAVVICSGNLELHLLQQCIARALTLDNRVCRFSLVLSDCPGDVSKLLEILAREEARVLDIKQERMFVTSELFAVKVTCTVETRDKIHTAQLRNALLERYPTAAWTER; encoded by the exons ATGAATTTTGCAGCACAATTTCTCTACTCCAGGGTGTTAAAAAACAGAACTCCCAGGGACCACTCCAGGGAAGATGAAGACTACGATCCTTTCTGGCAAAG ttaTGCCGAGCAGCTGTTCTTGAAAAA ggatgacaataaaataaagaaacaagatGTCCCGGCACTTTGTGATCTTCGCTGTTGTAAGGATGGGCCAATAAGAAATGGCCTTATTGGGCAGAAGCCACCCTCTATCAACCCTGAGAGACTGAAAGATTTTGGTGAGGAGGATTACCTGAACGGGGATGTGAAGACCTGGGAAATGAAGATAGTGAGCCGTAATGAGGAGTTACTTGGGGATGCCCTTTCCTGCATCCCTCAGTCAAGCAGTAGGACCAGCCTGTCAAGCTGTAACAAGCTGATTCGATTTGAAGATATTAGTGCAGCAGCTTTCAAAATCCAGTGCGGTGTTCAGAAAACACCCTGCATG TATTCTAGGCTATCCAAGCAGTATGGAATGGACATCTACCTAAAGAAAGAGTTCCTCCAGTACACGGGATCTGTGAAGGAACGAGGTGTACTTTACCTTCTGACATCGTTGCCTCAG GATCAGCAAAGAAAAGGGGTGATCGTGGCTTCGGACAGTAACTTTTCCATGGCTGTTGCCTACCACGCCTCAGAGCTCCGTATTCCAGTGTTTGTCATCATGTCAACCAGCACGTCCCCGGCCAGAGTGAAAATGTGCCGTGAGTATGGTGCCATGGTTATATCCTACGGCACTACAGCGAAGGATTCCCAGATGCACGCAAGAAGGTTGGCGCAGGAGAACGGTTACCTCTACCTCGAAGA GGAGGATAGTGCTGCCTACCTGTCGGGCCTGGGGACCGTGGGGCTGGAGGTGTACGAGCAGGTGCCAAAGCTGGACGCAGTGATTTTCCCCGCAGGGGGCCACTCTGGCTTGCTGGCGGGGTCGGCTGCTGCACTCAAACACCTCAACCCACATATTTCTGTAATT GGGGTTGAATCTGAAAGTTTCCCTGTATTGCAACAATCCTTAAAGGCTGGCCACCCCACTGAAGACCAGGCTTGCAGCAATCATCACTTCTATGGAG ATGTGAGCGGACTTTGCTTTGGCAGCAATTCTTTGCAGCTGACTGGGAAACTTGTGGATAAAGTTGTTGCTATGAG GGAGGAGGACATCCTCGTTTCGATGCTGAGATTGCTGGAGTATGAACGAGCCACGGTTGATGCAGAAGGGGCCATTGGATTTGCAGCGTTGGTTGCAGGGAATCTGCCCGAGCTGAAGGGTAAAAG AGTGGCGGTCGTCATATGCAGTGGAAACTTGGAATTACATTTGCTGCAACAGTGCATAGCTCGCGCCCTGACCCTCGATAACAGGGTGTGCAGATTTTCCCTTGTGCTTTCTGACTGTCCAGGAGACGTTTCAAAGCTACTGGAGATTTTGGCTCGGGAAGAAGCAAG AGTTTTGGATATCAAACAAGAACGCATGTTTGTGACATCCGAGCTCTTCGCTGTCAAG GTCACCTGCACTGTGGAGACCAGAGACAAGATCCACACAGCCCAGCTGAGGAACGCGCTCCTGGAACGCTACCCCACAGCCGCCTGGACCGAGCGGTGA
- the LOC142064384 gene encoding L-threonine ammonia-lyase-like isoform X3 yields MCRDDNKIKKQDVPALCDLRCCKDGPIRNGLIGQKPPSINPERLKDFGEEDYLNGDVKTWEMKIVSRNEELLGDALSCIPQSSSRTSLSSCNKLIRFEDISAAAFKIQCGVQKTPCMYSRLSKQYGMDIYLKKEFLQYTGSVKERGVLYLLTSLPQDQQRKGVIVASDSNFSMAVAYHASELRIPVFVIMSTSTSPARVKMCREYGAMVISYGTTAKDSQMHARRLAQENGYLYLEEEDSAAYLSGLGTVGLEVYEQVPKLDAVIFPAGGHSGLLAGSAAALKHLNPHISVIGVESESFPVLQQSLKAGHPTEDQACSNHHFYGDVSGLCFGSNSLQLTGKLVDKVVAMREEDILVSMLRLLEYERATVDAEGAIGFAALVAGNLPELKGKRVAVVICSGNLELHLLQQCIARALTLDNRVCRFSLVLSDCPGDVSKLLEILAREEARVLDIKQERMFVTSELFAVKVTCTVETRDKIHTAQLRNALLERYPTAAWTER; encoded by the exons ggatgacaataaaataaagaaacaagatGTCCCGGCACTTTGTGATCTTCGCTGTTGTAAGGATGGGCCAATAAGAAATGGCCTTATTGGGCAGAAGCCACCCTCTATCAACCCTGAGAGACTGAAAGATTTTGGTGAGGAGGATTACCTGAACGGGGATGTGAAGACCTGGGAAATGAAGATAGTGAGCCGTAATGAGGAGTTACTTGGGGATGCCCTTTCCTGCATCCCTCAGTCAAGCAGTAGGACCAGCCTGTCAAGCTGTAACAAGCTGATTCGATTTGAAGATATTAGTGCAGCAGCTTTCAAAATCCAGTGCGGTGTTCAGAAAACACCCTGCATG TATTCTAGGCTATCCAAGCAGTATGGAATGGACATCTACCTAAAGAAAGAGTTCCTCCAGTACACGGGATCTGTGAAGGAACGAGGTGTACTTTACCTTCTGACATCGTTGCCTCAG GATCAGCAAAGAAAAGGGGTGATCGTGGCTTCGGACAGTAACTTTTCCATGGCTGTTGCCTACCACGCCTCAGAGCTCCGTATTCCAGTGTTTGTCATCATGTCAACCAGCACGTCCCCGGCCAGAGTGAAAATGTGCCGTGAGTATGGTGCCATGGTTATATCCTACGGCACTACAGCGAAGGATTCCCAGATGCACGCAAGAAGGTTGGCGCAGGAGAACGGTTACCTCTACCTCGAAGA GGAGGATAGTGCTGCCTACCTGTCGGGCCTGGGGACCGTGGGGCTGGAGGTGTACGAGCAGGTGCCAAAGCTGGACGCAGTGATTTTCCCCGCAGGGGGCCACTCTGGCTTGCTGGCGGGGTCGGCTGCTGCACTCAAACACCTCAACCCACATATTTCTGTAATT GGGGTTGAATCTGAAAGTTTCCCTGTATTGCAACAATCCTTAAAGGCTGGCCACCCCACTGAAGACCAGGCTTGCAGCAATCATCACTTCTATGGAG ATGTGAGCGGACTTTGCTTTGGCAGCAATTCTTTGCAGCTGACTGGGAAACTTGTGGATAAAGTTGTTGCTATGAG GGAGGAGGACATCCTCGTTTCGATGCTGAGATTGCTGGAGTATGAACGAGCCACGGTTGATGCAGAAGGGGCCATTGGATTTGCAGCGTTGGTTGCAGGGAATCTGCCCGAGCTGAAGGGTAAAAG AGTGGCGGTCGTCATATGCAGTGGAAACTTGGAATTACATTTGCTGCAACAGTGCATAGCTCGCGCCCTGACCCTCGATAACAGGGTGTGCAGATTTTCCCTTGTGCTTTCTGACTGTCCAGGAGACGTTTCAAAGCTACTGGAGATTTTGGCTCGGGAAGAAGCAAG AGTTTTGGATATCAAACAAGAACGCATGTTTGTGACATCCGAGCTCTTCGCTGTCAAG GTCACCTGCACTGTGGAGACCAGAGACAAGATCCACACAGCCCAGCTGAGGAACGCGCTCCTGGAACGCTACCCCACAGCCGCCTGGACCGAGCGGTGA